A genomic region of Ovis aries strain OAR_USU_Benz2616 breed Rambouillet chromosome 20, ARS-UI_Ramb_v3.0, whole genome shotgun sequence contains the following coding sequences:
- the LOC101121718 gene encoding small ribosomal subunit protein eS4, X isoform codes for MARGPKKHLKRVAAPKHWMLDKLTGVFAPRPSTGPHKLRECLPLIIFLRNRLKYALTGDEVKKICMQRFIKIDGKVRTDVTYPAGFMDVISIDKIGENFRLIYDTKGRFAVHRITPEEAKYKLCKVRKIFVGTKGIPHLVTHDARTIRYPDPLIKVNDTIQIDLETGKITDFIKFDTGNLCMVTGGANLGRIGVITNRERHPGSFDVVHVKDANGNSFATRLSNIFVIGKGNKPWISLPRGKGIRLTIAEERDKRLAAKQSSG; via the coding sequence ATGGCTCGGGGTCCCAAGAAGCACCTGAAACGTGTAGCAGCTCCAAAGCACTGGATGCTGGATAAGCTGACCGGCGTGTTTGCCCCTCGTCCATCTACCGGTCCCCACAAGCTGAGGGAATGTCTCCCTCTCATCATTTTCCTAAGAAACAGACTTAAGTATGCCCTAACAGGAGATGAAGTGAAGAAGATTTGCATGCAGCGTTTCATTAAGATCGATGGCAAAGTCCGCACTGATGTAACCTACCCTGCTGGTTTTATGGATGTCATCAGCATTGATAAGATTGGAGAGAATTTTCGTTTAATCTATGACACCAAGGGTCGCTTTGCTGTTCATCGTATTACACCTGAGGAGGCCAAGTATAAGTTGTGCAAAGTGAGAAAGATCTTCGTGGGAACAAAAGGAATCCCTCATCTGGTGACCCATGATGCTCGCACCATCCGTTACCCTGATCCCCTCATCAAGGTGAATGACACCATTCAGATTGATCTGGAGACGGGCAAGATTACTGATTTCATCAAGTTTGACACTGGTAACCTGTGCATGGTGACTGGTGGTGCTAACCTGGGAAGAATTGGTGTGATTACCAACCGGGAGAGACATCCAGGCTCTTTTGATGTAGTTCATGTGAAAGATGCCAACGGCAACAGCTTTGCCACCCGGCTCTCCAACATTTTCGTTATTGGCAAAGGCAACAAGCCATGGATCTCTCTTCCCCGTGGAAAGGGTATTCGCCTTACCATTGCTGAGGAGAGAGACAAGAGGCTGGCAGCCAAACAGAGCAGTGGATAA